From Primulina huaijiensis isolate GDHJ02 chromosome 15, ASM1229523v2, whole genome shotgun sequence, one genomic window encodes:
- the LOC140959960 gene encoding uncharacterized protein isoform X2: protein MIEQKKELIEARKLIQEQDTRIQKLEAIVYKKGAWDSEIDDKGSCSVKLHQVNENEMKIDKFFPSYEDLNDVEMKVVEKSVALQGKPVILTLDSSTDIVEYGTVVEVNGANNLLHGVPLPQNCMRVTIDEAMQKSALLPISIPNECENVGDAVGTHVAWPNHLIMLRQERQRNKTVSVERNQTLSTNVPRAVRMVYCYCKRALENGRKLAFLLDHEVFANDYEVNLHFEDISPLYHLEPISGNCVVVYIW from the exons ATGATTGAGCAAAAGAAAGAGTTGATAGAGGCTAGAAAATTAATTCAAGAGCAAGATACACGCATTCAAAAACTTGAAGCAATTGTCTACAAAAAGGGTGCATGGGACAGTGAGATTGATGACAAAGGAAGTTGCTCGGTAAAATTGCATCAAGtgaatgaaaatgaaatgaaaatcgACAAGTTTTTCCCCAGTTATGAAGATTTGAATGATGTCGAAATGAAAGTTGTGGAAAAATCTGTTGCTTTACAG GGGAAACCAGTTATTTTGACATTGGATTCTAGCACAGACATTGTTGAATATGGAACAGTTGTTGAGGTAAATGGAGCTAATAACTTGCTTCATGGTGTTCCATTACCTCAAAATTGCATGCGTGTAACCATTGATGAAGCAATGCAAAAATCAGCACTTTTGCCAATTTCGATTCCCAATGAATGTGAAAATGTTGGTGATGCTGTAGGAACACATGTGGCTTGGCCAAATCATTTGATAATGCTACGACAAGAG CGTCAAAGGAACAAAACTGTCAGTGTCGAAAGAAACCAGACTTTGTCAACAAATGTGCCAAGAGCAGTGCGCATGGTGTATTGTTATTGTAAGAGAGCCCTTGAAAATGGAAGGAAATTAGCATTTCTTTTAGATCATGAAGTATTTGCAAATGATTATGAAGTTAACTTGCACTTTGAGGACATCAGTCCTTTGTATCACTTGGAGCCAATTTCAGGAAATTGTGTAGTTGTCTACATTTGGTAA
- the LOC140959960 gene encoding uncharacterized protein isoform X1: MDKEWMSKDRLSHEFDVGVECFLQFALKNAIHSDAIPCPCARCGNIRKKNDETIREHLYCNGMDLTYHTWIWHGERSTKGNSMNDNDRVGQDEHKSFSEEPIDMVHSVYESYAENPSQFNKLLEDADKPLYPGCAKFTKLSAVVKLFNLKAKYSWSDKNFTDLLILFGEMLPDHNELPSSLYDAKKTLFALGMDYVKIHACPNDCILYRKEYEDFANCPTCGTSRWKLGNKSKFTKTEYSMEEIDEVCTELAECIQDHIHE, encoded by the exons ATGGACAAAGAATGGATGTCAAAAGATAGGCTATCACATGAATTTGATGTTGGAGTAGAGTGTTTCTTGCAGTTTGCGCTAAAAAATGCTATCCATTCTGATGCAATACCTTGTCCATGTGCAAGATGTGGTAATATAAGGAAGAAAAATGATGAAACTATCAGGGAACATTTGTATTGTAATGGTATGGATTTGACATATCATACATGGATATGGCATGGGGAAAGATCTACGAAAGGGAACTCAATGAATGATAATGATCGAGTAGGACAAGATGAACACAAATCATTTAGTGAGGAACCTATAGATATGGTGCATTCTGTATATGAAAGTTATGCTGAGAATCCAAGCCAATTCAATAAGCTACTCGAAGATGCAGATAAACCTTTATATCCTGGATGTGCTAAATTCACAAAGTTATCTGCAGTTGTGaaattatttaacttgaagGCAAAATATAGTTGGAGTGATAAAAATTTCACTGATCTACTTATTTTGTTTGGAGAAATGCTTCCAGATCACAATGAATTGCCTTCATCTTTGTATGATGCAAAGAAAACTTTATTTGCATTAGGGATGGACTATGTGAAAATTCATGCTTGTCCTAATGATTGTATCTTATACCGGAAGGAGTACGAAGATTTTGCAAATTGCCCTACTTGCGGGACGTCAAGGTGGAAGTTGGGCAACAAATCGAAG TTCACAAAAACGGAGTATTCtatggaagaaattgatgaggTGTGCACCGAGCTGGCCGAATGCATACAGGATCATATTCATGAATAG
- the LOC140959960 gene encoding uncharacterized protein isoform X3 — MIEQKKELIEARKLIQEQDTRIQKLEAIVYKKGAWDSEIDDKGSCSVKLHQVNENEMKIDKFFPSYEDLNDVEMKVVEKSVALQGKPVILTLDSSTDIVEYGTVVEVNGANNLLHGVPLPQNCMRVTIDEAMQKSALLPISIPNECENVGDAVGTHVAWPNHLIMLRQEVHVCLFFKVNVCQILQYCTYLTCLQYNYQKRQRNKTVSVERNQTLSTNVPRAVRMVYCYCKRALENGRKLAFLLDHEVFANDYEVNLHFEDISPLYHLEPISGNCVVVYIW, encoded by the exons ATGATTGAGCAAAAGAAAGAGTTGATAGAGGCTAGAAAATTAATTCAAGAGCAAGATACACGCATTCAAAAACTTGAAGCAATTGTCTACAAAAAGGGTGCATGGGACAGTGAGATTGATGACAAAGGAAGTTGCTCGGTAAAATTGCATCAAGtgaatgaaaatgaaatgaaaatcgACAAGTTTTTCCCCAGTTATGAAGATTTGAATGATGTCGAAATGAAAGTTGTGGAAAAATCTGTTGCTTTACAG GGGAAACCAGTTATTTTGACATTGGATTCTAGCACAGACATTGTTGAATATGGAACAGTTGTTGAGGTAAATGGAGCTAATAACTTGCTTCATGGTGTTCCATTACCTCAAAATTGCATGCGTGTAACCATTGATGAAGCAATGCAAAAATCAGCACTTTTGCCAATTTCGATTCCCAATGAATGTGAAAATGTTGGTGATGCTGTAGGAACACATGTGGCTTGGCCAAATCATTTGATAATGCTACGACAAGAGGTACACGTATGCTTATTTTTCAAAGTAAATGTCTGTCAAATTCTCCAGTATTGCACCTATCTAACATGTTTACAATACAATTATCAAAAGCGTCAAAGGAACAAAACTGTCAGTGTCGAAAGAAACCAGACTTTGTCAACAAATGTGCCAAGAGCAGTGCGCATGGTGTATTGTTATTGTAAGAGAGCCCTTGAAAATGGAAGGAAATTAGCATTTCTTTTAGATCATGAAGTATTTGCAAATGATTATGAAGTTAACTTGCACTTTGAGGACATCAGTCCTTTGTATCACTTGGAGCCAATTTCAGGAAATTGTGTAGTTGTCTACATTTGGTAA